The following are from one region of the Strix uralensis isolate ZFMK-TIS-50842 chromosome 4, bStrUra1, whole genome shotgun sequence genome:
- the TNIP2 gene encoding TNFAIP3-interacting protein 2: protein MHLAGLLLALEKREKRQQRARGSPPSAMCSVSEGSSTDPLAARFKQVEETLEKLHRENRSLKNKVPRYNALCTLYHESAQQLKHLQLQLAAKEATIRELRGSLARRQQQPAGGEAAAAGAEPARSLVESLLEQLGQAREQLQDSERLSARRMEALSQEVQKLNQQLEEKNGEIQQMINQPPYEKEREILRLQKSLAEKEKAQATSDVLCRSLTDETHQLQRKLASTAEMCQHLAKCLEEKQRKEKGNSDDHIPAGRSDQLLDNDTSLQALICNLQDENRMLKQKVAHVEDLNAKWQKYDASRDEYVKRLHLQLKEMKSQLEQQHCVTSAQTNSDLMHKEIFRLNKLLEEKMNECIKTKRELEDVKKASEGDNERIQMLEQQVLVYKDDFTSERSDRERAQSKIQELQAEVACLQHQLARRQDSRDTSSHFRVHRGNQNHMYVQTNVEHLRGNSPGQTGTRRTSSQSEQASPPADNGNSGSEGRAQGELRCPHCMRFFSDELSDEFLKHVTECCQ from the exons ATGCACCTGGCCGGATTGCTGCTCGccctggagaagagagagaagaggcagcagcgCGCCCGCGGCTCACCTCCCTCGGCCATGTGCTCGGTAAGCGAGGGCAGCAGTACAGACCCCTTGGCGGCCCGCTTCAAACAGGTGGAGGAGACGCTGGAGAAGCTGCACCGGGAAAACAGGAGCTTGAAGAATAAAGTGCCTCGGTACAACGCGCTCTGCACCTTGTACCACGAGTCTGCCCAGCAGCTGaagcacctccagctgcagctggctgCCAAGGAGGCGACTATCCGGGAGCTGCGGGGCAGCCTGgcccggcggcagcagcagccggcgggcggcgaggcggcggcggcgggcgcggagccggcCCGCTCGCTGGTGGAGAGtctgctggagcagctgggccaggccAGGGAGCAGCTTCAGGACAGCGAGCGACTCTCGGCGCGAAGAATGGAAGCTCTGAGCCAG GAAGTACAGAAGTTGAATCAGCAACTAGAAGAGAAGAATGGAGAGATACAGCAGATGATAAATCAGCCTCCatatgaaaaggagagagaaatcttACGACTTCAGAAGAGCTTGGCAgagaaagagaaggctcaggCCACCAGTGATGTTTTGTGTCGTTCACTCACTGATGAAACTCACCAACTTCAACGCAAATTAGCATCCACAGCAGAAATGTGTCAACATCTGGCAAAATGTCtagaagagaagcaaagaaaagagaaggggaatTCAGATGACCATATACCTGCTGGAAGATCTGATCAG CTTTTAGACAATGACACTTCACTTCAAGCTCTTATCTGCAACCTACAAGATGAAAACAGgatgttaaaacaaaaagtagCTCAT GTGGAAGACTTAAATGCAAAATGGCAGAAATATGATGCGAGTAGGGATGAGTATGTGAAGCGACTCCACTTGCAGCTAAAAGAGATGAAGTCACAACTAGAGCAGCAGCACTGCGTAACTTCAGCACAAACGAATTCTGACCTGATGCACAAGGAGATATTCCGGTTAAACAAgttactggaagaaaaaatgaatgaatgcataaaaacaaagagagaattAGAAGATGTGAAGAAGGCTAGTGAAGGAGATAATGAGCGCATACAAATGCTGGAGCAACAG GTCCTAGTTTATAAAGATGATTTCACATCTGAGAGATCAGACAGAGAACGAGCGCAGAGTAAAATACAAGAGCTTCAGGCAGAAGTTGCATGTCTGCAACACCAGCTAGCAAGAAGACAG GACTCAAGAGACACAAGTAGTCATTTCAGAGTTCACAGGGGTAACCAAAATCATATGTATGTACAGACAAACGTCGAACATCTACGAGGCAATAGCCCAGGCCAAACAGGCACGAGAAGAACATCTTCCCAGTCTGAACAAGCCTCTCCTCCTGCAGACAATGGGAACTCTGGATCCGAGGGCAGGGCACAGGGTGAACTCAGATGCCCTCATTGTATGAGGTTTTTCAGTGATGAACTCAGTGATGAATTCCTCAAGCATGTTACTGAATGCTGTCAGTGA